From Panicum hallii strain FIL2 chromosome 2, PHallii_v3.1, whole genome shotgun sequence, a single genomic window includes:
- the LOC112883529 gene encoding uncharacterized protein LOC112883529 isoform X2: MAAMAKLRAAASNSGDLLLDALSEILLRLSAKELCRLRAVSPTWRSLTYDRAFIAAHRARHREPLLAFAHRDDNHVHNVDIVDLSGELVRRMPRPEDGVGVLGTRLDLVRVACRYRRMAFWVLNPATGAALALPDCHSEYMGNGPDERFVLSLWPCGEECIRPGLHHWRVQGTPHHPLLLWPQI; the protein is encoded by the coding sequence ATGGCAGCGATGGCGaagctgcgcgccgccgcctccaactCCGGCGACCTGCTCCTGGATGCGCTGAGCGAGATCCTGCTGCGTCTCTCAGCCAAGGAGCtctgccgcctccgcgccgtcAGCCCCACCTGGCGGTCCCTCACCTACGACCGGGCCTTCATCGCTGCCCACAGGGCCCGCCACCGGGAGCCGCTCCTCGCCTTCGCCCACCGCGACGACAACCATGTCCACAACGTCGACATCGTGGATCTGTCCGGCGAGCTCGTGAGGCGGATGCCGAGACCCGAGGACGGCGTCGGCGTGCTTGGCACTCGCCTCGACCTCGTCCGCGTCGCGTGCAGGTACCGGCGCATGGCTTTCTGGGTGCTGAACCCGGCCACCGGTGCTGCTCTGGCGTTGCCAGATTGCCACTCGGAGTACATGGGGAACGGGCCGGACGAGCGGTTCGTTCTCTCCCTGTGGCCTTGTGGAGAGGAATGCATTCGGCCGGGTCTCCACCACTGGAGAGTACAAGGCACTCCGCATCACCCGCTGCTCCTTTGGCCCCAAATATAA
- the LOC112883529 gene encoding uncharacterized protein LOC112883529 isoform X3, with translation MAKLRAAASNSGDLLLDALSEILLRLSAKELCRLRAVSPTWRSLTYDRAFIAAHRARHREPLLAFAHRDDNHVHNVDIVDLSGELVRRMPRPEDGVGVLGTRLDLVRVACRYRRMAFWVLNPATGAALALPDCHSEYMGNGPDERFVLSLWPCGEECIRPGLHHWRVQGTPHHPLLLWPQI, from the coding sequence ATGGCGaagctgcgcgccgccgcctccaactCCGGCGACCTGCTCCTGGATGCGCTGAGCGAGATCCTGCTGCGTCTCTCAGCCAAGGAGCtctgccgcctccgcgccgtcAGCCCCACCTGGCGGTCCCTCACCTACGACCGGGCCTTCATCGCTGCCCACAGGGCCCGCCACCGGGAGCCGCTCCTCGCCTTCGCCCACCGCGACGACAACCATGTCCACAACGTCGACATCGTGGATCTGTCCGGCGAGCTCGTGAGGCGGATGCCGAGACCCGAGGACGGCGTCGGCGTGCTTGGCACTCGCCTCGACCTCGTCCGCGTCGCGTGCAGGTACCGGCGCATGGCTTTCTGGGTGCTGAACCCGGCCACCGGTGCTGCTCTGGCGTTGCCAGATTGCCACTCGGAGTACATGGGGAACGGGCCGGACGAGCGGTTCGTTCTCTCCCTGTGGCCTTGTGGAGAGGAATGCATTCGGCCGGGTCTCCACCACTGGAGAGTACAAGGCACTCCGCATCACCCGCTGCTCCTTTGGCCCCAAATATAA
- the LOC112880776 gene encoding toll/interleukin-1 receptor-like protein encodes MASWLLYRAVTAGRSSSSMSMAAVRLNAPQPPGRAYDVFINHRGADTRHTLARQLYDRLLQLSGGRVRPFLDNVSLRPGDRLVARIDEGISQCKVAVAIFSEGYLDSAFCLHELASLVEARKVIVPIFYGVKPSGLVLSPAVVESSALAPRDVERFRAALREASYTVGLTYDPATGDLAELVSAAANAVMKRIEETETSVQ; translated from the exons ATGGCGTCCTGGCTGCTGTACAGGGCCGTGACGGCCGGCAGGTCGTCCTCGTCCATGTCCATGGCGGCGGTGCGCCTCAACGCGCCGCAGCCTCCAGGGCGGGCGTACGACGTGTTCATCAACCACCGCGGGGCGGACACCCGGCACACGCTGGCGCGGCAGCTGTACGACCGGCTGCTGCAGCTCAGCGGCGGCCGGGTCCGGCCGTTCCTGGACAACGTGTCCCTGCGCCCGGGCGACCGGCTCGTGGCGCGCATCGACGAGGGCATCAGCCAGTGCAAGGTGGCAGTGGCCATCTTCTCCGAGGGCTACCTCGACTCGGCCTTCTGCCTCCACGAGCTCGCCTCGCTGGTGGAGGCGCGCAAGGTCATCGTCCCCATCTTCTACGGCGTCAAGCCCTCCGGGCTGGTCCTGTCGCCGGCCGTCGTCGAGTCCAGCGCCCTCGCCCCCCGCGACGTCGAGCGCTTCAGGGCCGCGCTCCGCGAGGCCAGCTACACCGTCGGCCTCACCTACGACCCCGCCACAGG TGATTTGGCCGAGCTGGTGTCAGCGGCAGCGAACGCGGTGATGAAGAGGATTGAGGAAACAGAGACCAGCGTGCAATGA